One segment of Camelus ferus isolate YT-003-E chromosome 26, BCGSAC_Cfer_1.0, whole genome shotgun sequence DNA contains the following:
- the THAP1 gene encoding THAP domain-containing protein 1 → MVQSCSAYGCKNRYDKDKPVSFHKFPLTRPSLCKKWEAAVRRKNFKPTKYSSICSEHFTPDCFKRECNNKLLKENAVPTIFLCTEPHDKKEDPEPPEQQPPPPLSPPISQVDAAIGLLMPPLQTPDNLSVFCDHNYTVEDTMHQRKRIHQLEQQVEKLRKKLKTAQQRCRRQERQLEKLKEVAHFQKEKDDVSERGYVILPNDYFEIVEVPA, encoded by the exons ATGGTGCAGTCGTGTTCCGCCTACGGCTGCAAAAACCGATACGACAAGGATAAGCCGGTTTCTTTCCACAA GTTTCCTCTGACTCGACCCAGTCTTTGTAAAAAATGGGAGGCGGCTGTCCGAAGAAAAAACTTTAAGCCCACCAAGTACAGCAGCATTTGCTCAGAACACTTCACCCCAGACTGCTTCAAGAGGGAGTGCAACAACAAGTTACTGAAAGAGAACGCTGTTCCCACAATATTTCTTTGCACGGAACCGCATGACAAG AAGGAAGACCCGGAGCCGCCAGAGCAGCAGCCCCCGCCTCCCCTGAGCCCGCCTATCTCCCAGGTCGACGCTGCCATCGGATTGCTCATGCCCCCGCTCCAGACCCCCGATAACCTGTCCGTGTTCTGTGACCACAACTACACCGTGGAGGACACCATGCACCAGAGGAAGCGGATTCACCAGCTGGAGCAGCAAGTGGAGAAGCTCAGGAAGAAGCTCAAGACCGCCCAGCAGCGGTGCCGGAGGCAGGAGCGGCAGCTGGAGAAGCTAAAGGAGGTGGCTCActttcagaaggagaaagacgACGTCTCGGAGAGGGGCTACGTGATCCTACCCAATGACTATTTCGAAATCGTGGAAGTTCCAGCGTAA